In Vibrio marisflavi CECT 7928, the following are encoded in one genomic region:
- a CDS encoding cupin domain-containing protein — protein MYQLTFSLQEFVKQYWQREPVVIKAGFADFVDPITPEELAGLSLEQEVDSRFISNANGKWAAEHGPFEENKFATLAESHWQIVIQAANHWHSGAAELVPPFSQIPQWIFDDVMISYSTPGGGVGPHIDQYDVFIIQGLGKRHWRVGAKDKGQYEEIIQANALRQIKQFDSVIDEVLEPGDILYIPPGFPHEGYALENSISYSIGYRTPKEQELVSQFADYYLAENLGEEHVTTEDIELQTNGGEINKSTLNQLQSILEKSIAQPQLMKDFLATMLSQPRHQLDIIEPEPAYTTEHILDELASGSMLTKVSGLRAFYHSDDSQCVYINGEKFDAAENHQLVEKLCNQPSFTVTDTSTMNCHSIALLTELVNKGYWYFEG, from the coding sequence ATGTACCAACTGACCTTTTCCTTACAAGAGTTTGTAAAACAATATTGGCAAAGAGAGCCTGTGGTTATAAAAGCGGGTTTTGCAGATTTTGTTGACCCTATAACACCAGAAGAATTAGCGGGGTTATCACTTGAACAGGAGGTCGACTCACGTTTTATCTCAAATGCTAATGGCAAGTGGGCTGCTGAACATGGGCCATTTGAGGAAAATAAATTCGCTACACTAGCGGAAAGCCATTGGCAAATCGTCATTCAAGCTGCCAACCATTGGCACTCAGGTGCCGCAGAGCTTGTTCCACCTTTTTCTCAAATTCCACAATGGATTTTTGATGACGTGATGATCAGCTATTCGACACCGGGTGGTGGAGTTGGTCCACATATCGATCAATATGATGTTTTTATTATTCAGGGCCTTGGCAAAAGGCATTGGCGCGTTGGTGCAAAAGACAAAGGCCAGTATGAAGAAATAATCCAAGCAAATGCACTAAGACAAATAAAGCAATTTGACTCGGTTATTGATGAGGTTCTTGAGCCGGGAGATATTCTATATATACCACCGGGATTCCCACATGAAGGTTATGCGCTAGAAAATAGTATCAGCTATTCAATTGGTTATCGCACACCAAAAGAACAAGAGTTAGTGAGCCAGTTTGCAGACTACTATTTAGCTGAAAACCTTGGCGAAGAACATGTGACTACTGAAGACATTGAACTACAAACCAATGGCGGTGAGATCAACAAGAGCACCCTTAATCAGCTTCAGTCGATACTAGAGAAAAGCATTGCCCAACCACAATTGATGAAAGACTTTTTGGCGACAATGCTGAGCCAGCCTCGCCACCAACTTGATATCATCGAGCCTGAACCTGCATACACGACAGAACACATTCTTGACGAGCTTGCTTCTGGATCAATGCTAACCAAAGTGTCTGGTTTGAGGGCTTTTTATCACAGTGATGATTCACAATGCGTTTATATCAACGGAGAAAAGTTTGATGCCGCAGAAAATCACCAGTTAGTTGAAAAGCTTTGCAATCAACCAAGCTTTACGGTAACTGACACATCTACAATGAACTGTCATTCAATAGCTCTGCTCACCGAGTTGGTGAACAAAGGCTATTGGTATTTCGAAGGTTAG
- a CDS encoding methyl-accepting chemotaxis protein, producing the protein MRTLSVQWKITILAGFCLLITSLSLVGFSVYNALGNQKIIKEQSSESVINKSQQLLETRALFNASLVAEFLNESIYRSEMLASNALFYKTNTEENFGSSEELRTALNDMVKSAVVSYKNIQGAYLVFKPDMLDSEDSNYQNADYVGSNEKGRFASYWLEDGDDAKENVLSEKSLTDSTNSERFFCPLSSGSTCVSSPKLTQTSSVEQLTSSISVPIQQDGETIGFFGIDLNLNPLAAIAQESDQSLFSGSGDIFIISLDGSLIASDNSELAVGSPFSSEHVSSEAVTDFLFGNKVVTKWSTDGNWLTVFAPIQVANQTWGVIFEMPRASVLADADHLDQMISSQVEKGVYVELGTGAIAVIIGLIVIAFMSRSLVKPIRDVVARLDDIASGEGDLTQRLNVKSQDEIGQLASGFNLFLEKLQNTISQVVDTTHQVASTTDQAKTAAVHTRSSSESQFKEVDLVATACEEMTQTAGLVVQNAEVAVNAAGEANEAANSGKEVIERSEEEMMKLVERMTSAVPVVEELAKNNANITDILTVIEGISEQTNLLALNAAIEAARAGEQGRGFAVVADEVRNLASRTQDSVGEIRSVIEKVQRGTQDVVEAINQGNELANDSAHQVNKAVEELSHIFESIAAINDMNSQIVRAAEEQQAVSGEVNQSITNIRDLSAQILEQAGESEAVGEQIGNLSSKQQQLVNQFKV; encoded by the coding sequence ATGCGAACCCTGTCTGTTCAGTGGAAGATTACGATTCTTGCGGGATTTTGTTTGTTAATCACTTCACTCTCTTTAGTTGGATTCTCTGTTTATAACGCGCTCGGAAATCAAAAGATCATCAAAGAGCAAAGCTCGGAGTCAGTGATAAATAAGTCTCAGCAGCTACTGGAAACGCGGGCATTATTTAATGCATCGTTAGTCGCAGAATTTTTAAACGAGTCTATTTACCGTTCTGAAATGCTCGCGAGCAATGCTTTATTCTATAAAACCAATACCGAAGAGAATTTTGGATCAAGTGAAGAGTTGAGAACAGCACTCAACGATATGGTTAAGAGTGCCGTTGTGTCATACAAGAATATCCAAGGTGCTTATTTGGTGTTCAAGCCAGATATGCTTGATAGTGAAGATAGTAACTATCAAAACGCAGACTACGTCGGCTCAAATGAAAAAGGACGTTTTGCCTCATATTGGTTAGAAGATGGAGATGATGCGAAAGAGAATGTTCTGAGCGAAAAATCGTTGACAGATTCGACTAACAGTGAGCGCTTTTTCTGCCCGTTGTCTAGTGGCAGTACTTGCGTATCCAGTCCTAAACTAACCCAAACAAGCAGTGTTGAACAGCTCACTTCCTCAATCTCAGTTCCTATTCAACAAGATGGTGAAACCATTGGTTTCTTTGGGATTGACTTGAACTTAAACCCACTAGCTGCGATTGCTCAAGAATCGGATCAAAGTTTATTTAGTGGCTCTGGAGATATTTTTATTATCAGTTTGGATGGCTCGTTGATAGCTTCAGACAATAGTGAATTAGCGGTTGGTTCTCCATTCAGTAGTGAGCATGTTTCTAGTGAAGCGGTGACTGACTTCTTATTTGGCAATAAGGTCGTCACCAAGTGGAGTACTGATGGTAATTGGTTAACAGTTTTCGCTCCGATCCAAGTCGCGAACCAGACGTGGGGCGTTATATTTGAAATGCCACGAGCGAGTGTTCTTGCCGATGCAGACCACCTAGATCAGATGATTAGTAGCCAGGTGGAAAAGGGCGTTTATGTCGAGTTAGGTACAGGCGCAATAGCGGTGATCATTGGACTCATCGTGATTGCATTTATGTCGAGAAGCTTAGTGAAGCCCATTCGAGATGTCGTTGCCCGATTAGATGATATTGCTTCTGGAGAAGGGGACTTAACTCAACGGTTGAATGTAAAATCTCAAGATGAAATCGGCCAACTTGCTAGTGGTTTTAACCTCTTTCTTGAAAAGCTTCAGAACACTATAAGTCAGGTTGTGGATACTACTCATCAAGTGGCTTCTACTACAGACCAAGCGAAAACTGCTGCAGTACACACGCGATCAAGTAGTGAATCTCAATTTAAAGAAGTGGATTTAGTTGCCACTGCGTGTGAAGAGATGACGCAAACGGCGGGACTAGTAGTGCAAAATGCTGAAGTTGCGGTAAATGCTGCAGGAGAAGCAAACGAGGCTGCCAACTCTGGTAAAGAAGTTATTGAGCGCTCTGAAGAAGAAATGATGAAGTTGGTTGAGCGAATGACCAGTGCTGTTCCTGTTGTAGAGGAACTGGCCAAGAACAACGCCAATATTACCGACATTCTCACTGTAATCGAAGGCATTTCAGAACAAACAAACTTACTTGCATTGAATGCTGCAATTGAGGCAGCACGAGCGGGTGAGCAAGGGCGTGGTTTTGCAGTTGTTGCCGATGAGGTAAGGAATCTAGCTAGCAGAACTCAAGACTCTGTTGGTGAAATTCGAAGTGTGATTGAAAAAGTACAACGCGGTACGCAAGACGTGGTAGAAGCCATCAATCAAGGTAATGAGTTAGCCAATGACTCTGCACATCAAGTGAATAAAGCTGTAGAAGAATTAAGTCACATTTTTGAATCGATTGCTGCTATCAACGACATGAACAGCCAAATTGTTCGTGCAGCTGAAGAGCAGCAAGCAGTTTCAGGTGAAGTTAACCAAAGTATCACCAACATACGCGATTTGAGTGCTCAGATCCTCGAGCAAGCTGGTGAATCAGAAGCTGTCGGTGAGCAAATCGGTAACCTATCGAGTAAACAACAGCAACTCGTTAATCAGTTTAAAGTCTAG
- a CDS encoding DMT family transporter, with product MLNKDIKASSLVVISTFFLATQNTAAKKLTGEMLVGFLLTVRFFSISAICFATMFSQLLILITLSSMSLIGATLMISLSPLLIPFVDWLAYRRKIKLKNTISLLIAFSGVFLLTEGGAVDLHTGIAYGAAAAITLAVTQVVAHRVSKSELRVTSQVCWTFLVSGLCSLPLLFWQLSHSPASLSNVTAVSWLILIAFIISSALNRSIRNLGYSLASSATVTAPWLYSNLIFAAVFGAMFFHESITYVTAIGFRQLLSEELPTSTDNVQ from the coding sequence ATGTTGAACAAAGATATAAAAGCATCTTCATTAGTTGTTATTTCTACATTTTTCTTAGCTACGCAGAATACCGCGGCGAAGAAGTTAACTGGCGAAATGTTAGTCGGCTTTTTATTAACTGTTAGGTTCTTTTCCATCTCTGCGATTTGTTTTGCAACCATGTTCTCTCAACTGCTTATTTTGATTACCCTCTCTAGTATGAGCTTGATAGGCGCTACGTTGATGATAAGCCTTTCACCACTGCTCATTCCATTTGTAGACTGGCTAGCTTATAGAAGAAAAATCAAACTAAAAAATACTATCTCTCTGCTGATCGCATTTTCTGGCGTGTTTTTATTAACAGAGGGAGGAGCAGTTGATCTACACACGGGTATTGCTTATGGTGCAGCTGCGGCAATAACTCTTGCAGTCACCCAAGTCGTTGCACATCGTGTGTCCAAATCTGAATTGAGAGTAACCTCCCAAGTCTGCTGGACTTTCTTAGTATCCGGCCTCTGCAGTTTACCGTTACTCTTTTGGCAACTAAGTCATTCGCCAGCAAGCTTATCAAACGTAACCGCCGTAAGCTGGTTAATTCTAATAGCATTTATTATCTCTTCCGCTCTTAATCGATCTATACGCAATTTGGGTTACAGCCTTGCATCAAGTGCGACAGTTACTGCCCCTTGGCTGTATTCTAACTTGATATTTGCAGCTGTATTTGGCGCTATGTTTTTTCATGAATCCATCACTTACGTAACAGCGATAGGCTTTCGGCAATTATTGTCGGAGGAATTACCAACATCTACCGATAACGTGCAATGA
- a CDS encoding multiheme c-type cytochrome — MDMERGNHSTWMRLLLASFFIIVTILSFSANAKPEALVLKPFDQLSPESKECAACHKEKNPSIYAQWGRSKHFGANVGCYECHQADPVDKDAIKHQGFDIAVIVSPKDCSNCHSKQVEEFEKSHHAKAGQIIGSLDNFLAEVVEGSLSFNGESPAAVSGCWQCHGSEVKVLENGDLDPTTWPNTGIGRINPDGSLGACTACHQRHEFDMVQARRPEACGKCHLGPDHPQKEIYEESKHGINFYAHVDRMNMDSSKWIVGEDYDAAPTCATCHMSATSDLPVTHDVGDRISWTLRPAISEKIDAKAKAMGKETKSWQDRRADMQNVCQSCHTKSMVNSFYQQFDHLVELYNEKFARPGKQLMGILYDEKMLTETAFDEEIEWTWFYLWHHEGRRARHGAAMMAPDYVQWHGMYEVAERFYIEMVPQYLEVVEKAEHKGNVDGAKRARKVLEDILARPEHAWFSGKEPDSVKKARKDAQKAFKSRYLNENK, encoded by the coding sequence ATGGACATGGAACGAGGCAACCACTCAACATGGATGCGACTCTTGTTAGCATCTTTTTTTATCATAGTGACAATACTTTCGTTTAGCGCCAATGCCAAACCAGAAGCACTGGTTCTAAAACCATTTGATCAGCTAAGCCCTGAAAGTAAAGAATGTGCCGCTTGTCACAAAGAAAAGAACCCTTCAATTTATGCTCAATGGGGACGTTCAAAACACTTTGGCGCCAATGTCGGTTGTTATGAGTGTCACCAAGCAGATCCTGTCGACAAAGATGCTATCAAGCACCAAGGGTTTGACATCGCTGTAATAGTTTCACCTAAAGACTGCAGCAATTGCCATTCTAAGCAAGTTGAAGAATTTGAGAAAAGCCACCATGCGAAAGCTGGTCAGATTATTGGCTCACTGGATAATTTCTTAGCTGAGGTTGTGGAAGGGTCCCTATCTTTCAACGGAGAGTCACCAGCTGCCGTTAGTGGTTGTTGGCAGTGTCATGGTTCTGAAGTCAAAGTACTGGAAAACGGCGACTTAGACCCTACCACTTGGCCAAACACTGGCATTGGCCGTATTAACCCAGATGGTTCGCTTGGTGCCTGTACTGCATGTCACCAACGCCATGAATTTGATATGGTACAAGCAAGACGCCCAGAAGCGTGCGGCAAATGTCACCTAGGGCCCGATCACCCTCAAAAAGAAATCTATGAAGAATCCAAGCACGGCATCAACTTTTATGCTCATGTTGATCGCATGAACATGGATTCATCAAAATGGATCGTGGGTGAAGACTACGATGCGGCACCAACTTGCGCAACTTGTCATATGTCCGCTACCAGTGACCTACCGGTCACTCATGACGTAGGCGATAGGATTTCTTGGACACTTCGGCCAGCAATATCTGAAAAAATTGATGCGAAAGCAAAGGCTATGGGCAAAGAAACAAAAAGCTGGCAAGACCGTAGAGCTGATATGCAGAATGTGTGTCAATCTTGCCATACTAAATCAATGGTCAATAGCTTCTACCAACAGTTTGACCACTTAGTTGAACTCTATAACGAGAAATTCGCTCGTCCTGGTAAGCAACTAATGGGCATTCTATATGACGAAAAAATGCTAACCGAAACAGCATTTGACGAAGAAATTGAATGGACTTGGTTCTATCTATGGCATCACGAAGGCCGCCGCGCGCGTCATGGTGCTGCGATGATGGCCCCAGACTATGTTCAATGGCATGGTATGTATGAGGTCGCGGAGCGTTTCTATATCGAAATGGTACCTCAGTATTTGGAAGTGGTAGAAAAAGCTGAGCACAAAGGCAATGTTGATGGCGCCAAACGTGCACGAAAAGTATTGGAAGATATTCTAGCAAGGCCCGAGCATGCTTGGTTCTCTGGTAAAGAGCCAGATTCAGTTAAGAAAGCACGTAAGGATGCACAGAAAGCATTCAAGTCTCGCTATCTAAACGAAAACAAATAA
- a CDS encoding NapC/NirT family cytochrome c, giving the protein MGKPKSDTRHQGRLHTLWSWLKKPLLLGIPIGVFVLLLAIGSFQGVMTLTNQNAFCFSCHLKMDTIVQEYKASDHYMRNGKVIATCADCHVPHDFVDKMKVKIMATADIYYMLAGTITKENFEQHRPELAQKVWDTMEKDNSANCRYCHTGSNFDLTKQPQRAKLNHEQLGKTGKTCIDCHTGIAHKRIVIE; this is encoded by the coding sequence ATGGGGAAACCTAAGTCCGATACTCGTCACCAAGGTCGGCTCCACACGTTGTGGAGCTGGCTGAAAAAGCCGTTACTTTTGGGCATACCAATTGGTGTCTTCGTATTGCTGCTTGCTATTGGTAGTTTTCAAGGCGTAATGACACTCACCAATCAAAACGCATTTTGTTTTAGCTGCCACCTTAAAATGGATACCATCGTACAGGAGTACAAAGCATCCGATCACTATATGAGAAACGGCAAAGTTATAGCAACCTGTGCTGACTGTCACGTTCCTCACGACTTTGTCGACAAAATGAAAGTGAAGATCATGGCAACCGCCGATATTTACTACATGCTGGCAGGTACAATTACTAAGGAGAACTTCGAACAACATAGACCTGAACTAGCCCAAAAGGTCTGGGATACGATGGAAAAGGACAATTCAGCCAACTGCCGCTATTGTCATACCGGAAGTAACTTCGACTTAACCAAACAACCTCAGCGGGCTAAGCTAAACCACGAACAGCTTGGAAAAACAGGAAAAACGTGCATTGATTGCCATACTGGAATAGCGCATAAACGGATTGTCATTGAGTAG
- the xthA gene encoding exodeoxyribonuclease III, whose translation MKVVSFNINGLRARLHQLQALIDKHQPDVIGLQEIKVHDEAFPVEDVEAMGYKVYYHGQKAHYGVAMLCKKEPLSIQKGFPTDSEEHQKRMIMATFEDENGQKTTVLNGYFPQGDNISHETKFPYKRQFYKDLMGYLNNHHSSDEQVIVMGDINISPIDLDIGIGEQNRKRWLKTGKCSFQPEEREWLSTLLDWGFEDTFRNLHPEVDNKYSWFDYRSRGFDDNRGLRIDVILATPNLAKKCTESDIDYELRGIEKPSDHAPIWASFSS comes from the coding sequence ATGAAAGTAGTCAGTTTCAATATCAACGGCCTTCGCGCTCGTTTACATCAACTACAAGCTCTTATAGACAAACATCAACCTGACGTTATTGGTCTTCAAGAGATCAAAGTTCATGACGAAGCTTTCCCAGTAGAAGATGTTGAAGCGATGGGATACAAAGTCTATTACCACGGACAAAAGGCTCACTATGGCGTCGCGATGCTATGCAAGAAAGAGCCACTCTCAATCCAAAAAGGTTTCCCTACTGACTCTGAAGAACATCAAAAGCGCATGATTATGGCTACGTTTGAAGACGAGAATGGCCAGAAGACAACCGTTTTAAACGGCTATTTCCCCCAAGGCGACAACATTAGCCACGAAACTAAATTTCCATATAAAAGGCAATTTTACAAAGATCTAATGGGTTACTTAAATAACCATCACTCTAGCGACGAACAAGTTATCGTGATGGGCGATATCAACATTAGCCCAATTGACTTAGACATTGGTATTGGAGAACAAAACCGAAAACGCTGGCTAAAAACTGGTAAGTGCTCTTTTCAGCCTGAAGAACGTGAATGGTTAAGCACACTTTTGGACTGGGGCTTCGAAGACACATTTCGCAACCTACACCCAGAGGTAGACAATAAGTATTCGTGGTTTGACTATCGTTCAAGAGGTTTTGATGACAATCGAGGCCTACGGATAGATGTTATTTTAGCCACTCCAAATCTTGCAAAGAAATGTACTGAATCCGACATAGACTATGAATTAAGAGGTATTGAGAAGCCATCTGATCATGCGCCTATCTGGGCAAGTTTCTCGAGCTGA
- a CDS encoding ABC transporter permease, with the protein MDFSLVVESFPIYLDGLWTTVWLVVAALIIGLFISIPVAVARNSQHYILSAPSWAFIYFFRGTPLLVQLYLIYYGMDQFFAVKDTLWEHAWFCALVAFVLNTSAYTAEIIRGAINGLPKGEIEAAKAYGMSVWKTYYRIILPSALRRALPAYSNEVVFMLHGSAVAGIVTIMDLTGAARLVNSRYYAPFESFLTAGLFYMCLTFIILWCFKQAEKRFLAYLRPLS; encoded by the coding sequence ATGGATTTCAGTTTAGTCGTAGAAAGCTTTCCAATTTACCTTGATGGCCTATGGACTACGGTATGGCTAGTGGTAGCGGCACTTATTATCGGCTTATTCATATCTATACCGGTAGCGGTTGCCCGCAATAGCCAACATTATATTCTCAGTGCTCCTTCTTGGGCATTTATCTATTTCTTCCGTGGTACACCACTACTAGTTCAGCTTTATCTCATTTATTACGGTATGGATCAGTTTTTTGCCGTAAAAGATACGTTGTGGGAGCATGCTTGGTTCTGTGCATTAGTTGCTTTTGTGCTAAATACTTCCGCATACACCGCAGAGATCATTCGCGGAGCTATCAACGGACTGCCCAAAGGAGAAATTGAAGCAGCAAAAGCTTATGGGATGAGTGTTTGGAAGACTTACTACCGAATTATCTTACCAAGTGCACTTAGAAGAGCCTTGCCAGCATACAGTAACGAAGTCGTGTTTATGCTACACGGCAGCGCGGTGGCTGGTATCGTGACAATCATGGATTTGACTGGAGCAGCTCGTTTGGTTAACTCACGTTATTATGCTCCGTTTGAATCGTTCTTGACTGCAGGCCTATTCTATATGTGCTTGACGTTTATAATTCTGTGGTGCTTTAAGCAAGCGGAAAAACGCTTCTTAGCGTATTTGAGACCTTTAAGTTAG
- a CDS encoding ABC transporter permease has protein sequence MMDLQGYELSILEGALLTIQVALLSLFLAVVLGMLGALAKLSPYRIARYIATLYTTVIRGIPDLVLMMLIFFGGQILVNNGLHYINESLNQWFASQDPSHVWVPYVPDYIDVSPFIAGVITIGFIFGAYMAETFRGAIMAVDSGELEAGKAYGMSPFLSFRRILLPQMIRHALPGFGNNWLVLLKTTALVSIIGLDDMVRVSTLAAGSTKMPFTFYMAVALIFLLFTAISTGLLKVVERKFSIHTR, from the coding sequence GTGATGGATCTGCAAGGTTACGAGTTATCTATACTCGAAGGTGCACTGCTCACTATTCAAGTGGCGTTGTTGTCTCTGTTTTTAGCGGTGGTACTGGGCATGCTTGGTGCTTTAGCTAAGTTATCTCCTTATCGTATAGCGCGATACATCGCTACGTTATACACCACAGTTATTCGAGGTATTCCCGATCTCGTTTTGATGATGTTGATATTTTTCGGTGGGCAGATTTTGGTTAACAACGGGCTCCACTATATTAACGAATCACTAAACCAATGGTTTGCCTCTCAAGACCCTAGTCATGTGTGGGTTCCTTATGTGCCTGACTACATTGATGTGAGCCCATTTATTGCAGGCGTTATAACTATTGGATTTATTTTTGGCGCATATATGGCGGAAACTTTCCGAGGCGCGATAATGGCTGTTGACAGTGGTGAACTAGAAGCAGGCAAAGCCTATGGAATGAGTCCATTTCTTTCTTTCCGAAGAATTCTGCTGCCGCAAATGATACGTCACGCTCTTCCAGGTTTTGGTAATAACTGGCTAGTTTTGCTTAAAACGACGGCTCTAGTTTCCATTATTGGTTTGGACGATATGGTTCGAGTGAGCACCTTGGCAGCAGGCTCTACAAAAATGCCATTTACCTTCTATATGGCTGTCGCTTTGATTTTTCTACTTTTTACAGCTATCTCAACTGGGCTACTAAAAGTCGTTGAGCGCAAATTTAGTATTCATACGAGGTAG
- a CDS encoding ABC transporter substrate-binding protein, which translates to MKKWLLAIAITATTISGLAQAKQWTVVRFGIEGAYPPFSWTEADGSLKGFDVDMALALCQEMQVECKIVPQDWDGIIPSLLARKYDAIIAAMSITEERKKKVAFTNKYALIPNKFIAKKGTNLTFTPEGLKGVKIGVQRATTHDKYLTDNYGDSVEIVRYGSFDDAYLDLKSGRIVAVLGDASALEEGVLKKPGGEEYEFVGPSLTDPKWFGDGFGIATRKQDKELTEKLNVAIQSLRDKGKYKEIQDKFFAYDVYGN; encoded by the coding sequence ATGAAGAAGTGGTTACTCGCAATCGCTATCACAGCAACAACAATTTCCGGACTAGCTCAAGCTAAACAATGGACAGTGGTGCGATTTGGTATTGAGGGAGCTTATCCTCCTTTTAGCTGGACGGAAGCAGATGGTTCACTAAAAGGGTTTGATGTTGATATGGCATTAGCTCTATGCCAAGAAATGCAAGTTGAATGTAAGATTGTTCCACAGGATTGGGACGGTATTATTCCTTCTCTACTAGCGCGTAAATATGATGCGATTATCGCGGCAATGTCGATTACTGAAGAACGTAAGAAAAAAGTTGCCTTTACAAATAAATATGCGCTAATCCCTAATAAATTCATTGCCAAAAAAGGCACTAATTTGACGTTTACACCAGAAGGTCTGAAAGGCGTAAAAATCGGTGTTCAGCGCGCAACTACTCATGATAAGTACCTGACTGACAACTATGGTGACTCTGTAGAAATTGTTCGCTACGGTTCTTTTGATGACGCTTACCTTGATTTGAAGAGTGGACGTATTGTTGCAGTGCTGGGTGATGCTTCAGCACTTGAAGAAGGCGTGCTAAAGAAACCTGGTGGGGAAGAGTATGAGTTTGTTGGCCCTTCTTTGACGGATCCTAAATGGTTTGGTGATGGCTTCGGTATCGCGACTCGTAAGCAAGACAAAGAGCTTACAGAGAAATTGAACGTGGCTATTCAATCACTTCGTGACAAAGGTAAGTACAAAGAAATTCAAGATAAATTCTTTGCTTACGATGTTTATGGAAATTAA
- a CDS encoding ABC transporter ATP-binding protein gives MSDASALMINDLHKTFGQNEVLKGISLEAHKGDVISIIGSSGSGKSTFLRCINLLEIPTMGEIWVNGELIKMKHNRRGDAQPANEKQVQRIRSRLAMVFQGFNLWSHMTVLENVIEAPVHVLGIPKKQALENAELLLKKVGLYERKDYYPGHLSGGQQQRAAIARALAVEPEVMLFDEPTSALDPELVGEVLGVMRDLAEEGRTMLVVTHEMAFARDVSSHVMFLHQGLVEEQGDPAKLFSNPESERLQQFISSIY, from the coding sequence ATGAGTGACGCCTCAGCGCTGATGATAAATGATCTTCACAAAACATTCGGCCAGAATGAAGTTTTAAAAGGAATTTCATTAGAAGCACATAAGGGCGATGTCATATCCATCATTGGCTCTTCCGGTTCAGGAAAGAGTACTTTTTTGCGTTGTATCAACTTACTAGAAATACCGACCATGGGCGAAATATGGGTCAATGGCGAGTTGATAAAAATGAAGCATAACCGACGAGGTGATGCTCAACCCGCAAATGAAAAACAGGTTCAACGCATTCGCTCTAGACTGGCCATGGTATTTCAAGGGTTCAACCTTTGGTCGCATATGACGGTTTTGGAAAACGTTATTGAAGCGCCTGTCCATGTTTTAGGTATCCCTAAGAAACAAGCTTTAGAAAATGCAGAACTGCTACTTAAAAAAGTCGGCCTCTATGAGCGCAAAGATTACTACCCAGGGCACCTCTCTGGAGGGCAGCAACAGCGCGCAGCGATAGCAAGAGCTTTGGCTGTGGAGCCAGAAGTAATGTTATTTGATGAACCAACTTCAGCTCTTGACCCAGAATTGGTCGGTGAAGTATTAGGGGTAATGCGCGATCTCGCTGAAGAAGGTAGAACAATGTTAGTGGTTACACACGAAATGGCTTTTGCTCGTGATGTTTCTAGCCACGTAATGTTCCTTCATCAAGGTTTAGTGGAGGAGCAGGGCGATCCAGCAAAACTGTTTTCCAACCCAGAATCTGAACGGCTGCAACAATTTATTTCATCGATTTATTAA